A genomic segment from Propioniciclava sp. MC1595 encodes:
- a CDS encoding Trm112 family protein, giving the protein MSDLVPGVLELLVCPACHGQLTWAYEVSELVCTSPECGLAYPVRGGIPILVVDEAHAPEAK; this is encoded by the coding sequence ATGAGTGACCTGGTTCCCGGCGTCCTGGAGCTGCTGGTCTGCCCGGCCTGCCACGGCCAGCTGACCTGGGCCTACGAGGTGTCCGAGCTGGTGTGCACGTCCCCTGAGTGCGGGCTGGCCTACCCGGTGCGGGGCGGCATCCCGATCCTGGTGGTCGACGAGGCACACGCGCCCGAGGCGAAGTGA
- a CDS encoding metallopeptidase family protein produces MLKHRDRHNRGMRGRLAWPNPYTGAPVPLRSRQTKAQFFVMCVHDALAQIQEHCPQALTSMDVGIEDVPDVGVGWTQDRVPLAAAVSALPDRNGQVVVFRRPLERRAQTRQGLRILVFRTIVEQLSEATGIPVDDIDPDGHRADDDWDD; encoded by the coding sequence ATGCTCAAGCACCGGGACCGGCACAACCGCGGGATGCGCGGCCGGCTCGCGTGGCCCAACCCCTACACCGGCGCGCCGGTGCCCCTGCGGTCGCGCCAGACCAAGGCGCAGTTCTTCGTGATGTGCGTCCACGACGCGCTCGCGCAGATCCAGGAGCACTGCCCGCAGGCGCTGACGTCCATGGACGTCGGGATCGAGGACGTGCCCGACGTCGGCGTGGGCTGGACGCAGGACCGGGTCCCCCTGGCGGCGGCGGTCTCGGCGCTGCCCGACCGGAACGGCCAGGTCGTGGTGTTCCGGCGGCCGCTGGAGCGGCGGGCGCAGACACGGCAGGGCCTGCGGATCCTGGTGTTCCGCACGATCGTGGAGCAGTTGAGCGAGGCGACCGGCATCCCGGTCGACGACATCGACCCCGACGGCCACCGGGCCGACGACGACTGGGACGACTAG
- the manB gene encoding phosphomannomutase/phosphoglucomutase (converts mannose-6-phosphate to mannose-1-phosphate; the resulting product is then converted to GDP-mannose by ManC which is then used in the synthesis of mannose-containing glycoconjugates that are important for mediating entry into host cells), with the protein MITAGIFKANDIRGVIGAPGAEWDLDGVRAVGAAFVEVFGLAGAEFVMGRDMRVTGAEVAAAFAEGARAQGASVVDAGLTSTDELWFASGTLGLHGVQFTASHNPAEYNGVKFCLPGAAPVPADALVAMRDAALGARPAPASEPGGYRTVDVLDAYVAHLHHLVDLTGLRRLKVVVDAGNGMAGLTTPAALGSLDLDLVGLYLDLDGTFPNHMPNPLIPENLLDAQAAVREHGADVGLVFDGDADRCFIIDERGEVVSPSIVTAMIATQELAREPGGTIVVNKITSRSVAEAVDAAGGRLVVSRVGHTSVKAHMAEHDAVFGGEHSAHYYFRDFWGADTGMLAGLHVLAMLGRGEASMSELAARYAGWEPSGEINSTVPAVAPVLDRVRAAFAGRGTIDEEDGTTISTDDWWVNVRPSNTEPLLRLNVEARDAATMAALRDEALAVIRGGNDE; encoded by the coding sequence GTGATCACGGCGGGAATCTTCAAGGCCAACGACATCCGCGGCGTCATCGGGGCGCCCGGTGCCGAGTGGGACCTCGACGGCGTCCGTGCCGTGGGTGCCGCCTTCGTCGAGGTCTTCGGGCTGGCCGGTGCCGAGTTCGTCATGGGCCGTGACATGCGCGTCACGGGGGCCGAGGTGGCCGCCGCGTTCGCCGAGGGCGCTCGCGCCCAGGGGGCGTCGGTCGTCGACGCCGGCCTGACCAGCACCGACGAGCTCTGGTTCGCCTCGGGCACGCTCGGCCTGCACGGCGTCCAGTTCACCGCCTCCCACAACCCCGCCGAGTACAACGGCGTGAAGTTCTGCCTGCCCGGCGCCGCGCCGGTCCCCGCCGACGCGCTGGTCGCGATGCGGGACGCGGCCCTGGGTGCCCGGCCCGCCCCGGCGTCCGAGCCCGGCGGGTACCGCACCGTCGACGTGCTCGACGCCTACGTCGCCCACCTGCACCACCTGGTCGACCTGACCGGGCTGCGCCGGCTGAAGGTCGTCGTGGACGCCGGCAACGGCATGGCCGGCCTCACCACGCCCGCCGCCTTGGGCTCGCTCGACCTCGACCTCGTGGGGCTCTACCTCGACCTCGACGGCACGTTCCCGAACCACATGCCGAACCCGCTCATCCCCGAGAACCTCCTCGACGCCCAGGCCGCGGTGCGCGAGCACGGCGCCGACGTCGGCCTGGTCTTCGACGGGGACGCCGACCGCTGCTTCATCATCGACGAGCGCGGCGAGGTCGTCTCGCCCTCGATCGTGACGGCGATGATCGCCACGCAGGAGCTCGCCCGCGAGCCCGGCGGCACGATCGTGGTCAACAAGATCACCTCGCGGTCCGTGGCCGAGGCAGTGGACGCCGCGGGCGGCCGCCTCGTCGTCAGCCGGGTCGGGCACACCAGCGTCAAGGCGCACATGGCCGAGCACGACGCGGTCTTCGGCGGGGAGCACTCGGCGCACTACTACTTCCGCGACTTCTGGGGCGCCGACACCGGCATGCTCGCCGGCCTGCACGTGCTGGCCATGCTCGGCCGCGGCGAGGCGTCGATGTCCGAGCTGGCCGCCCGCTACGCCGGGTGGGAGCCCTCCGGCGAGATCAACTCGACGGTGCCCGCCGTGGCGCCGGTGCTCGACCGCGTGCGCGCCGCGTTCGCCGGGCGTGGCACGATCGATGAGGAGGACGGCACCACGATCTCCACCGACGACTGGTGGGTCAACGTGCGGCCGTCCAACACCGAGCCGCTGCTGCGGCTCAACGTCGAGGCGCGCGACGCGGCCACCATGGCCGCCCTGCGCGACGAGGCGCTGGCTGTCATCCGAGGAGGAAACGATGAGTGA
- a CDS encoding DUF3499 family protein, with protein MKQRLCSRTGCGQMAVATLTYAYSDRAAVVGPLALRHEPGSHDLCRDHCAGLSTPRGWELIRLPLEEGGPVHTADDLLALADAVREVGLTWDDPRPAALAEPVLTRRKGHLGVVADPGGTSR; from the coding sequence GTGAAGCAGCGGTTGTGTTCGCGCACGGGCTGCGGCCAGATGGCCGTGGCGACCCTGACGTACGCCTACTCCGACCGCGCCGCGGTCGTGGGCCCGCTGGCCCTGCGCCACGAGCCGGGCTCGCACGACCTGTGCCGCGACCACTGCGCCGGCCTGTCGACGCCCCGCGGCTGGGAGCTGATCCGGCTCCCGCTGGAGGAGGGCGGCCCCGTGCACACCGCCGACGACCTGCTCGCGCTGGCCGACGCCGTGCGCGAGGTGGGCCTCACGTGGGACGACCCGCGCCCCGCCGCCCTCGCCGAGCCGGTCCTGACCCGGCGCAAGGGCCACCTCGGCGTCGTGGCCGACCCGGGTGGTACCAGCCGATAG
- a CDS encoding WhiB family transcriptional regulator: protein MRELTVVGHVDEGVLGWQERALCAQTDPEAFFPEKGGSTREAKKVCQTCEVRAECLEYALGHDERFGIWGGLSERERRKLKRRAV from the coding sequence ATGCGCGAGCTCACGGTTGTCGGCCACGTCGACGAGGGCGTCCTGGGGTGGCAGGAGCGTGCCCTGTGCGCCCAGACCGACCCCGAGGCCTTCTTCCCCGAGAAGGGTGGCTCGACGCGTGAGGCCAAGAAGGTCTGCCAGACGTGCGAGGTCCGGGCCGAGTGCCTGGAGTACGCGCTCGGCCACGACGAGCGCTTCGGCATCTGGGGCGGCCTCTCCGAGCGCGAGCGCCGCAAGCTGAAGCGCCGCGCCGTCTGA